In the genome of Microthrixaceae bacterium, one region contains:
- the tilS gene encoding tRNA lysidine(34) synthetase TilS: MDHPDPSRRRLTPGLELAALAARCPFPASGTAVTCAVSGGADSLALLALAITAGCVATAVHVDHGLRPGSDHEADVVAAAARQLGAGFRSVAVTVPVGPNLEARARQARYAVLPPDVLTGHTADDRAETVLLNMMRGTGLDGLAPLAPGPRRPLVGLRRSDTERVCDLLGFEPVQDPSNLDPVHRRNRVRNELLPLAADVAGRDVVPLLNRQADLLAEVADWLHEVAGAVDPTSARELAAIPVAVARVAIRDWLVQGGVGGGYVVDAAAVERVLDVARGSSVATEVVGGWRVARSRGRLGLQPPSGQR, from the coding sequence GTGGATCACCCGGATCCGTCCCGCCGCCGCCTGACACCGGGGCTCGAACTGGCCGCTCTGGCGGCACGGTGCCCGTTTCCCGCCTCGGGTACGGCAGTCACGTGTGCGGTGTCGGGAGGAGCCGATTCCCTGGCGCTCCTGGCCCTGGCCATCACCGCTGGTTGCGTGGCCACCGCGGTCCACGTGGACCACGGGTTGCGCCCGGGGTCAGACCATGAGGCCGACGTGGTGGCCGCCGCCGCCAGACAACTCGGTGCCGGGTTCCGCTCGGTGGCGGTGACGGTTCCCGTTGGTCCGAACCTGGAGGCCCGGGCCCGCCAGGCGCGCTACGCGGTGCTCCCTCCCGACGTGCTCACCGGCCACACCGCCGATGACCGGGCCGAGACCGTGCTGTTGAACATGATGCGAGGTACGGGGCTGGACGGCTTGGCCCCGCTGGCTCCGGGCCCTCGTCGCCCCCTGGTAGGGTTGCGACGTTCGGACACCGAGCGGGTATGTGACCTGTTGGGGTTCGAGCCAGTGCAAGACCCCTCAAACCTCGATCCGGTGCACCGTCGCAACCGGGTTCGCAACGAGCTGTTGCCCTTGGCAGCCGATGTTGCGGGGCGTGACGTCGTCCCCTTGTTGAACCGTCAGGCCGACCTGTTGGCGGAGGTGGCCGACTGGCTGCACGAGGTGGCGGGCGCGGTTGATCCGACTTCGGCCCGGGAGCTGGCGGCGATCCCCGTGGCGGTGGCGAGGGTGGCGATCCGGGACTGGCTGGTGCAGGGCGGTGTCGGCGGCGGCTATGTGGTCGACGCCGCCGCGGTGGAGCGAGTGTTGGACGTGGCCCGGGGGTCGTCGGTGGCTACCGAGGTCGTCGGTGGGTGGCGGGTGGCTCGCTCTCGGGGTCGGCTCGGGCTCCAGCCTCCGTCGGGTCAACGATGA
- the folE gene encoding GTP cyclohydrolase I FolE has product MTIDTARIEKAVREILLAIGEDPERDGLLETPARVARMYAEVCSGLHEDPSDHIRTTFEADHDEMVMVRDIPLYSLCEHHLAPFIGKAHVAYIPNDDGRVIGLSKFARLVDGFARRPQVQERLTSQVADALQHRLTPKGVMVVVEAEHLCMSMRGVRKAGSTTVTSAVRGLFRTNVATREEAMRFIQGR; this is encoded by the coding sequence GTGACCATCGACACCGCCCGCATCGAGAAAGCGGTGCGGGAGATTCTGCTTGCCATCGGCGAGGATCCCGAGCGTGACGGGTTGCTCGAGACCCCGGCCCGGGTGGCTCGCATGTACGCCGAGGTGTGCTCGGGGCTACACGAGGACCCATCCGATCACATCCGCACCACCTTCGAGGCCGACCACGACGAGATGGTCATGGTCCGTGACATCCCGCTCTACAGCCTGTGCGAGCACCACCTGGCCCCCTTCATCGGGAAGGCCCACGTGGCCTACATCCCCAACGACGACGGCCGGGTGATCGGGCTGTCCAAGTTCGCCCGCCTGGTCGACGGTTTCGCCCGCCGCCCCCAGGTGCAAGAACGTCTCACCAGCCAGGTCGCCGATGCCCTCCAGCACCGACTCACCCCCAAGGGCGTGATGGTCGTCGTCGAGGCCGAACACCTGTGCATGTCGATGCGGGGCGTGCGCAAGGCCGGTAGCACCACGGTCACCTCGGCGGTCAGGGGCCTGTTCCGCACCAACGTGGCCACCCGCGAAGAAGCCATGAGGTTCATCCAGGGGCGCTGA
- the folP gene encoding dihydropteroate synthase: protein MGIVNVTPDSFFDGGQFADPAAAVAHARRLVAAGADVIDVGGESSRPGAEPVPVHAQADRVLAVIEALASEVRVSVDTAKAEVANLAVDAGATLINDITSSLHDVAADRGVGWVAMHMQGEPRTMQDRPTYRNVAADVTAYLVARAEAARQAGVDEVWIDPGIGFGKTAAHNWALLAAIGDMAATGWPVLVGTSRKAFLGALCPGVDGEPAPVTDRLETSVATAVRAAIDGAAMVRVHDVAETVAALDAAWSDTSSDRQLQAAHQGDG, encoded by the coding sequence ATGGGCATCGTGAACGTCACGCCCGACTCGTTCTTCGACGGCGGGCAGTTCGCCGATCCTGCGGCCGCGGTCGCCCACGCCCGGCGGTTGGTGGCGGCTGGGGCCGACGTGATCGACGTGGGTGGGGAATCCAGTCGACCGGGTGCCGAACCGGTCCCGGTCCACGCCCAAGCGGACCGGGTGCTAGCCGTCATTGAAGCCCTGGCCAGCGAGGTGCGGGTGTCGGTGGACACGGCCAAGGCGGAGGTGGCCAACCTGGCGGTCGACGCCGGCGCCACCCTCATCAACGACATCACCTCGTCGCTGCACGACGTGGCCGCCGATCGAGGGGTGGGATGGGTTGCCATGCACATGCAGGGCGAACCGCGCACCATGCAGGACCGTCCCACCTACCGAAACGTCGCCGCGGATGTCACGGCCTACCTGGTGGCTCGGGCCGAAGCTGCCCGTCAGGCTGGCGTGGACGAGGTGTGGATCGACCCGGGTATCGGCTTCGGCAAGACCGCAGCGCACAACTGGGCCCTGCTGGCCGCCATCGGAGATATGGCCGCCACCGGCTGGCCGGTGCTGGTGGGTACCAGCCGCAAGGCTTTCCTCGGGGCACTGTGCCCCGGGGTCGATGGCGAGCCCGCCCCGGTGACGGATCGCCTGGAGACATCGGTGGCCACCGCGGTGAGGGCCGCCATCGATGGTGCCGCCATGGTTCGGGTACACGACGTGGCCGAGACCGTCGCAGCCTTGGACGCGGCATGGTCCGACACCAGCTCAGATCGACAACTACAGGCAGCCCATCAGGGAGACGGATAA
- the hpt gene encoding hypoxanthine phosphoribosyltransferase produces MGDPVHGVEGDPNLGEVVVGVDDLRRRIQELGAEITADYEGLPVLLVGVLKGAFMFMADLSRAIDLPVEFDFMAVASYGNATKSSGVVRIVKDLDVDLSGRHVLIVEDIIDSGLTLAYLRKNLMARNPASVEVCALLVREGLQKHDPDLRYVGFRIPPAFVVGYGLDVGERYRGLPFVASYVEDPE; encoded by the coding sequence ATGGGTGACCCCGTTCACGGAGTTGAAGGCGATCCGAACCTGGGGGAGGTGGTGGTCGGGGTCGACGATCTGCGTCGACGGATCCAAGAGCTCGGTGCCGAGATCACCGCCGACTACGAGGGCCTTCCGGTGCTGTTGGTCGGTGTGCTCAAGGGCGCGTTCATGTTCATGGCCGACCTGTCGCGGGCGATCGACCTACCCGTCGAGTTCGACTTCATGGCTGTGGCTTCCTACGGCAACGCCACCAAGTCCAGTGGCGTGGTGCGCATCGTCAAGGACCTCGACGTCGACCTCTCGGGTCGCCACGTGCTGATAGTGGAGGACATCATCGACAGCGGCCTGACCCTGGCTTACCTCCGCAAGAACCTCATGGCCCGTAACCCAGCCAGCGTGGAGGTGTGTGCTCTGCTGGTTCGCGAAGGGCTTCAGAAGCACGACCCCGACCTGCGCTACGTCGGCTTTCGGATCCCGCCCGCGTTCGTGGTGGGCTACGGGCTGGATGTGGGCGAGCGATATCGAGGTCTGCCGTTCGTGGCGTCCTACGTGGAGGATCCAGAGTGA